In Paenibacillus sp. BIC5C1, a genomic segment contains:
- a CDS encoding DUF5704 domain-containing protein has product MKNRILPIVLLMLLLSQLLPTSIFLNTVSAAGEITEIIAYEMKGDADDYLYGGLYFSDKPTLPTVPIVVPSKPGKIIKKMEWIDKDGKVLRSISIPTGKTEIKASDNLKDTLNGTRYTVRSKNNSNYGGIYYWDRWTAGDSGNFNGKYWRAGGGQVSVYTSEPGPNCPGGVPTENKNPNTGQSFNGNLPRYPGCTDPNLAANIPRTEAFYIVANGDSLHDLWIRDGGISKTDVKASRTIIDSTSPINDVHGTQGYTDPSTVAGQVIDVPSLNLITISFKQTFNNDTYSKYWANPGAKQVWYFSKFRADFDSYTYVYKDKKLKVTYADGTSGLEISGNICVAPNGTTQLTATLTKVDGSVWPLQSHAKLTWSSSNTSTMTVNSSGLVTAVAPTGTATITGHFVDATQALDEKDTFEMTVGSGALCTDSGGGGNQPEIPEGNGSGQCSWTIGSPSQGTVMKQSHMDPGANGVIRADDRDSEKFDVLKGIPTSESLYTNALADEYLFKQDWGKMSGKTTYDCTVEVTYARQWTVPGPQVCTETGCTPGPPVTKTDTQSKTYTFQLFRDYSYWQINNLEVYKINQAEMSNYALPGGKVTMTPSGYTPPSLDSSNDADVNSHVRPANTSSITFTPPLLTGGLNSPPSLPDHTSTLKGMAESNTPQSKVSNDMVNFNGSTIMSSSETTKDGPIPSNIPNPTTINRDVLYKPNNMINNTLINKANTTSSGEIYYELLPGNVNGGINKVFPINGINTVTVHTPVVNYAWVSDDQPHNQKTIPNANRAALILERPFIVRIPTSGQHLDAGSYPGYGNRDYAKYFRIKQVRFPFDVYNEGRSQFIPAKTWVDIPVNQLDTPFYLPVWVDEGDYEIEFRNIAENAPTNFTEQQDANTNLAHHVAADTVPVEVIGRLYDFRVTDISDYNWENVFRKQMGRPEPTGVGYWTGLNSIDGDPRGNLAPFILPIRPGSHPVQGFKNVSVKTGYHIKFDLKTKGNMFGKQDGVRITPSFHFVSRDGSSRQEVDLYYHRGQERLIRIGSAQDLEKRFVVLNARLRNVPITELGDAARYRYTYELTPEEQSQSTLAEYMVGFVDQTSHQKTWVGRYDWLILSSPIRTLIGPKTDIPPGVNVDRAKAAIQRWYGEYSLPADVYAVQKGTDLESLARQHPLDEQSEIFLKDGHIVVNFNIESLQGGNTVAPHLQYIYAPLMNQWQMEGFNRSPENSQGRNWSLKDGDVVFYHADQSSRNDFQSKVPH; this is encoded by the coding sequence TTGAAGAACAGAATTCTTCCCATTGTGTTGTTAATGCTTCTCCTTTCGCAGTTGCTACCAACTAGCATTTTTCTAAACACCGTATCAGCCGCAGGAGAAATTACAGAGATCATAGCGTATGAGATGAAAGGGGACGCTGACGATTATCTTTATGGAGGGCTTTATTTCTCGGATAAGCCTACCTTACCAACCGTTCCAATCGTGGTGCCCTCAAAGCCTGGCAAAATCATTAAAAAGATGGAGTGGATAGACAAGGACGGTAAGGTACTCCGTTCAATATCCATCCCTACAGGTAAAACTGAAATTAAAGCATCTGACAATTTAAAAGATACTTTAAACGGCACGAGGTATACTGTTCGTTCTAAAAATAATTCTAATTACGGTGGAATTTACTATTGGGACAGATGGACAGCTGGTGATTCAGGAAACTTTAATGGTAAGTATTGGCGCGCCGGGGGCGGACAAGTAAGTGTTTATACCAGTGAACCCGGACCAAACTGTCCAGGTGGTGTGCCAACCGAAAACAAAAACCCAAACACGGGGCAAAGTTTTAATGGGAATCTGCCACGTTATCCTGGGTGCACGGACCCTAACTTGGCTGCCAATATTCCACGTACGGAAGCATTCTATATCGTTGCTAATGGAGATTCTCTACATGATTTATGGATTAGGGATGGAGGGATTTCTAAGACTGATGTAAAAGCATCACGCACCATAATTGACTCCACTAGTCCAATTAATGATGTACATGGAACTCAAGGTTATACTGATCCAAGTACAGTTGCAGGTCAAGTAATCGACGTGCCAAGTTTGAACTTAATCACAATTAGTTTTAAACAAACATTTAATAATGATACTTATAGTAAATACTGGGCGAATCCAGGTGCAAAACAAGTATGGTATTTCTCCAAATTTAGAGCTGACTTTGATTCCTACACTTACGTATACAAGGATAAAAAATTGAAAGTCACGTATGCAGATGGGACATCCGGACTTGAGATCAGCGGTAATATTTGCGTAGCGCCAAACGGAACAACTCAGTTAACAGCAACTTTGACAAAGGTAGATGGAAGTGTTTGGCCCCTACAGAGCCATGCCAAGCTCACGTGGTCAAGTTCTAACACATCTACAATGACGGTTAATAGTTCTGGATTAGTAACAGCGGTTGCCCCGACTGGCACAGCAACGATTACTGGACACTTTGTTGACGCTACCCAAGCGCTTGATGAAAAGGATACTTTTGAGATGACAGTTGGCTCGGGGGCTTTATGCACCGACAGTGGCGGAGGAGGCAATCAACCTGAAATTCCTGAAGGTAATGGATCGGGACAATGCAGTTGGACGATTGGAAGTCCCTCTCAAGGAACTGTTATGAAGCAAAGTCACATGGATCCAGGTGCCAATGGGGTTATTCGGGCTGACGATAGGGATTCCGAAAAATTCGATGTTCTTAAGGGGATTCCAACATCTGAATCTCTTTATACCAATGCGTTGGCTGATGAATATTTGTTCAAACAGGATTGGGGGAAAATGTCTGGAAAGACCACATATGACTGTACCGTCGAAGTTACGTACGCACGTCAATGGACAGTACCCGGTCCTCAAGTATGTACTGAAACGGGTTGTACTCCAGGACCTCCGGTGACAAAAACGGATACTCAGTCCAAAACCTATACATTCCAATTATTTAGGGATTACTCATACTGGCAAATTAATAATTTGGAAGTATACAAGATAAATCAGGCTGAAATGAGTAACTACGCCTTGCCCGGCGGGAAGGTCACCATGACACCTTCAGGGTATACGCCACCATCACTTGATTCGAGTAATGATGCAGATGTTAATAGTCACGTTAGACCAGCCAATACTTCATCAATCACTTTTACTCCACCACTTCTAACAGGGGGATTGAACTCCCCGCCATCTCTTCCGGATCACACATCCACGCTTAAAGGGATGGCTGAAAGCAATACGCCTCAAAGTAAAGTCAGTAACGATATGGTCAATTTTAATGGCTCGACGATCATGAGCTCTTCGGAAACGACGAAGGATGGGCCAATTCCGTCTAATATACCTAACCCAACTACTATTAACCGTGATGTACTGTATAAGCCTAATAACATGATCAACAATACGCTCATAAATAAGGCTAATACCACGAGTTCCGGCGAAATTTATTACGAATTGTTGCCGGGCAATGTAAATGGGGGAATCAACAAAGTTTTTCCAATCAACGGCATAAATACGGTCACGGTACATACGCCTGTCGTGAACTACGCTTGGGTATCGGATGACCAGCCGCATAACCAGAAGACGATACCGAATGCAAACCGGGCAGCGCTCATTCTGGAGCGTCCTTTTATCGTAAGAATCCCGACTTCGGGGCAGCATTTGGATGCTGGGAGTTACCCCGGCTATGGCAACCGGGACTACGCCAAGTATTTTCGCATCAAGCAGGTGCGATTCCCATTCGATGTCTATAACGAAGGCCGCAGCCAGTTCATCCCCGCCAAGACGTGGGTGGATATTCCAGTGAATCAGTTGGATACCCCCTTTTATCTTCCGGTTTGGGTGGACGAAGGGGATTACGAAATCGAGTTTCGCAATATCGCCGAAAATGCACCTACGAACTTCACTGAACAGCAGGATGCTAATACGAATCTGGCGCATCATGTAGCGGCAGATACGGTACCTGTGGAAGTCATTGGACGGTTGTATGATTTTCGTGTGACCGATATTTCCGACTATAACTGGGAGAACGTATTCCGTAAGCAGATGGGCCGTCCAGAACCTACGGGAGTCGGTTATTGGACGGGTCTTAACAGTATTGATGGTGACCCCAGGGGGAATTTAGCCCCGTTCATTCTTCCGATACGTCCAGGCAGTCATCCGGTGCAGGGGTTCAAAAATGTGTCAGTCAAAACGGGATACCATATCAAGTTTGATCTCAAAACCAAGGGTAATATGTTTGGCAAGCAGGATGGTGTACGAATTACACCGAGTTTCCATTTTGTGAGTCGGGATGGTTCTTCCCGCCAGGAAGTGGATCTGTACTATCACCGGGGCCAGGAACGCCTCATTCGCATCGGATCGGCGCAGGATTTGGAGAAGCGCTTTGTTGTTCTAAACGCGCGGCTGCGGAATGTACCGATTACGGAGCTGGGGGATGCAGCTAGGTATCGATATACCTACGAGCTGACACCGGAGGAGCAGAGCCAGAGTACCCTTGCGGAATACATGGTCGGTTTCGTGGATCAAACTTCTCACCAGAAAACATGGGTGGGCCGTTATGATTGGCTGATCCTATCCTCGCCGATTCGCACACTGATTGGACCAAAGACGGACATCCCACCTGGCGTCAATGTGGACCGGGCTAAAGCAGCCATCCAGCGCTGGTATGGAGAGTACAGTCTGCCAGCCGATGTGTACGCCGTACAGAAAGGAACCGATCTCGAATCACTCGCCAGACAACATCCTCTGGATGAGCAGTCGGAGATCTTCCTGAAGGACGGTCATATCGTAGTCAACTTCAATATTGAGAGTTTGCAAGGTGGCAATACGGTTGCCCCGCACCTGCAATATATTTATGCCCCATTGATGAATCAGTGGCAGATGGAGGGCTTTAACCGGAGTCCGGAAAACAGCCAAGGCAGAAACTGGTCGCTGAAGGATGGTGATGTTGTGTTTTACCATGCGGATCAGTCCAGCCGGAATGATTTTCAATCCAAGGTCCCTCATTAG
- a CDS encoding glycoside hydrolase family 88 protein produces MKETLQFTPVRMAEQFMESYRNHELYPTWHYENGCLLKALEELYTHTGEQKYFDYIRELMDNFIQEDGSIRSYAVEEYNLDQINQGKSLFLLLDKTGDEKYRKAADLLMVQLKGQPRTSEGGFWHKKIYPFQMWLDGLYMATPFLTQYGAVTGEEKWFDKAALQLLLVEKRTRDPRSGLLYHAWDESREQRWSSGETGCSPHVWSRAMGWYVMAVVDTLDHLPVDHEQRGQIVGIFERVANALVHVQDQQSGLWPHLLDQPGRERNYLEASGTSMFVYALAKGVRKGYLSGKFQTIAEKGYQGLLLHLLQTDREGVLSLTQCNGGAGLGGTPYRDGSYEYYVTESIRINDPKSVAPFILAGVEMELYKPN; encoded by the coding sequence ATGAAAGAAACCCTGCAATTTACACCGGTACGGATGGCTGAACAGTTCATGGAAAGTTATCGCAATCATGAGTTGTATCCGACCTGGCATTATGAAAATGGTTGTCTGCTGAAAGCGCTGGAAGAGCTGTACACCCATACTGGAGAACAGAAATATTTTGACTACATCCGTGAACTGATGGATAACTTCATTCAGGAGGATGGCTCGATTCGCTCCTATGCGGTAGAGGAGTATAACCTGGACCAGATTAACCAGGGGAAATCGCTGTTCCTGTTGCTGGACAAAACGGGTGACGAGAAATACCGTAAAGCCGCAGATTTGCTCATGGTACAGCTTAAGGGACAGCCCCGTACGAGCGAAGGCGGATTTTGGCACAAGAAAATCTATCCGTTCCAGATGTGGCTGGATGGGCTGTATATGGCCACGCCGTTCCTAACGCAGTATGGTGCGGTTACTGGTGAAGAAAAGTGGTTTGACAAGGCGGCATTACAGCTGCTGCTGGTGGAGAAACGTACACGTGATCCACGTAGCGGTCTGCTGTACCATGCCTGGGATGAGAGCAGGGAACAGCGCTGGAGCTCGGGAGAAACCGGATGCTCTCCGCATGTATGGAGCCGGGCGATGGGCTGGTATGTTATGGCGGTAGTGGATACATTGGATCATTTGCCTGTTGATCATGAGCAGCGCGGTCAGATTGTGGGGATTTTCGAACGTGTAGCGAATGCGCTTGTACATGTACAGGACCAACAGTCCGGATTATGGCCTCATTTGCTTGATCAACCAGGGCGTGAGCGTAATTATTTGGAGGCATCGGGAACCTCAATGTTTGTGTATGCACTGGCGAAGGGGGTACGTAAGGGTTATTTGAGCGGCAAGTTTCAAACGATCGCAGAAAAGGGTTATCAGGGTCTGCTGTTGCATCTGCTGCAAACGGACCGTGAAGGTGTATTGTCCCTGACACAGTGTAACGGAGGGGCAGGTCTGGGCGGTACCCCGTATCGTGACGGGTCGTACGAGTATTATGTGACAGAATCCATTCGGATCAATGATCCGAAATCGGTAGCTCCGTTTATTTTGGCAGGAGTGGAGATGGAACTTTACAAGCCCAACTAA
- a CDS encoding S-layer homology domain-containing protein translates to MKKVILTGVAALTLLSAQASIGPQPVKAAINDDIKVVQKFKDITGHWAESSILQAIQRGYVDGFPDGKFLPNNVVTRAEFVKMTVSALDLGVGSASGSWYTSYVNAAQTAGIYKAGDFSNSDWTKPMSREEMSKVAVRALGVTDVEDKQWMYLATKNGIITGTAPGEISPEGTTTRAQAIAVIERVLSIKDGKTLASDKYAVAAAELYWHKTNIFTVAEEIFNGPKNSNHRFGIKSWKQSNLIVSAPNGSVQGRVNSLIAIDWNDPKDPNRKLLPSKDKFFWLYGGQEQKFSDNDECYILLLDSELTVNKNPQGYRTNRLALSVLGYDGTPSKVKINQAMPIRSNDPKKEIYGLVIPKKALYYDGSVQVLVETITTPGVTVYQKKLAQSEL, encoded by the coding sequence ATGAAAAAAGTAATATTAACAGGAGTGGCTGCACTAACTCTACTTTCCGCACAAGCATCTATCGGTCCACAACCCGTAAAAGCTGCAATTAACGACGACATCAAGGTTGTACAAAAATTCAAAGACATTACTGGCCATTGGGCAGAATCCAGTATCCTTCAGGCTATTCAGCGAGGCTATGTCGATGGTTTCCCAGATGGGAAATTCCTCCCCAATAATGTAGTTACCAGAGCAGAATTCGTGAAAATGACGGTATCTGCTTTAGATCTGGGGGTCGGCTCTGCATCCGGGAGTTGGTATACCTCGTACGTCAACGCTGCCCAAACAGCAGGGATCTATAAAGCAGGCGACTTTTCAAATTCGGATTGGACTAAGCCGATGTCTCGAGAGGAAATGTCAAAAGTAGCTGTCCGAGCACTTGGAGTTACCGACGTTGAAGACAAACAATGGATGTACTTGGCTACCAAGAACGGTATTATCACAGGCACCGCACCAGGTGAAATCTCGCCAGAGGGAACTACAACTCGCGCTCAAGCAATTGCTGTTATTGAACGGGTTTTATCGATAAAGGATGGTAAGACATTGGCATCCGATAAGTATGCTGTCGCGGCTGCGGAACTGTACTGGCACAAGACCAATATTTTCACTGTTGCAGAAGAAATCTTTAATGGTCCGAAAAACTCCAATCACAGATTTGGTATTAAATCATGGAAACAGTCGAATCTTATCGTCTCAGCCCCTAACGGTTCTGTTCAGGGTCGCGTAAACAGTCTGATTGCGATTGATTGGAATGATCCGAAAGACCCGAATCGAAAACTGCTCCCATCCAAAGATAAGTTCTTCTGGCTCTACGGGGGACAAGAACAGAAATTCTCTGACAATGATGAGTGTTATATCTTGTTACTTGACTCCGAACTGACAGTTAATAAGAATCCACAAGGATATAGAACGAACCGACTTGCCCTTTCTGTTCTTGGCTATGACGGTACACCTAGTAAAGTAAAAATTAATCAAGCAATGCCTATTCGCTCTAACGATCCCAAAAAGGAAATATACGGCTTAGTGATCCCTAAAAAAGCTCTTTATTATGATGGTTCGGTACAAGTTTTAGTAGAAACAATTACCACTCCTGGAGTTACTGTCTATCAAAAAAAATTAGCACAATCCGAGCTTTAA
- a CDS encoding extracellular solute-binding protein — MSPKGRMSRLGGLVVVGAMSAGLLAGCGGEKAPAAGEGKLPISISLMQVGDVPAKENGIEQKIEEYTNTDVSVQWIPQSAFDDKVNVMVASGEMPTIMRVNYVPTTFNAAKTGLFWEIGPYLKDYKNLSAQSEAYFDNIKIEGKVYGVPNFRDIGRTAIVYRKDWFDKLKLDVPKTLDDWYEVMRSIRKDDPDGNGKEDTYGTVLFKKYNEGVSSPLTRIAVSIGGVNKWGVDDAGKLTPEFLTTEYMDTMKLFNRLFSEGLINSDFPALDPSDADKKIDSGLVAMKLNGVAQNGKSFQQRLTPNVPDGEIDVAPFQGPNGIRIAGEPGNYGMLVIPKASVPDEEQLKQVLTFLDQLMDEPLSTLQLRGLENVHYTKTSDGKTEFKDFDGYQREVKPYRDNLLSVEGYNVPELVDVPIGMKGTKMARENEQYAIPNPALTLSSAIYTERGQELDQMIWDAQTKYIMGKIDDAGWEQEVANWRKSGGDQLISEFEASYAQLNGK; from the coding sequence ATGAGTCCAAAAGGTCGGATGTCCCGTTTAGGCGGATTGGTCGTGGTTGGTGCAATGTCCGCCGGACTGCTTGCAGGCTGTGGGGGAGAAAAAGCGCCTGCGGCAGGTGAAGGCAAACTTCCCATTTCGATTTCTTTAATGCAGGTTGGTGATGTGCCAGCCAAGGAGAACGGGATTGAACAAAAGATTGAGGAATATACGAATACCGATGTCAGTGTACAATGGATTCCACAATCTGCTTTTGATGATAAAGTGAATGTCATGGTAGCTTCGGGCGAGATGCCGACCATTATGCGCGTGAATTATGTACCCACAACATTTAACGCAGCCAAAACGGGGCTGTTCTGGGAAATTGGACCCTACCTGAAGGATTATAAAAACCTGTCTGCCCAATCGGAGGCCTATTTTGATAATATCAAAATCGAAGGAAAGGTGTACGGGGTACCCAACTTCCGCGATATCGGGCGTACAGCCATTGTGTATCGTAAGGACTGGTTCGACAAGTTGAAGTTGGATGTACCAAAAACGCTGGATGACTGGTACGAAGTGATGCGCTCCATTCGCAAGGATGATCCTGATGGTAACGGTAAGGAGGATACGTATGGAACAGTACTGTTCAAAAAGTACAATGAAGGTGTATCCTCGCCGCTGACACGAATCGCCGTAAGTATTGGTGGGGTGAACAAGTGGGGTGTGGACGATGCGGGTAAACTTACCCCTGAATTCCTGACCACAGAATATATGGACACAATGAAGCTGTTCAATCGTCTGTTCAGTGAGGGATTAATCAACAGTGACTTTCCTGCACTGGACCCTTCCGATGCGGATAAAAAAATCGACTCCGGTCTCGTAGCTATGAAGTTGAACGGTGTTGCTCAGAACGGAAAATCATTCCAGCAGCGGCTGACACCAAACGTGCCTGATGGTGAGATTGATGTGGCCCCGTTCCAGGGACCCAATGGCATTCGAATTGCCGGGGAACCGGGAAACTATGGCATGCTTGTCATTCCCAAAGCTTCCGTACCGGATGAAGAACAGTTAAAACAGGTGCTGACGTTCCTGGATCAACTGATGGACGAACCGCTGAGTACACTTCAGCTGAGAGGTCTGGAAAATGTGCACTATACGAAGACTTCGGATGGCAAAACCGAGTTCAAAGACTTCGACGGATACCAGCGTGAAGTGAAGCCTTATCGTGACAATCTGCTAAGCGTTGAAGGCTATAACGTGCCTGAGCTTGTCGATGTACCAATCGGTATGAAGGGCACAAAGATGGCACGTGAGAATGAGCAGTATGCCATTCCCAATCCGGCGCTGACCTTGTCTTCTGCCATCTATACTGAGCGTGGCCAGGAGCTGGACCAGATGATCTGGGATGCACAGACCAAATATATTATGGGCAAAATCGATGATGCTGGATGGGAACAGGAAGTGGCGAACTGGAGAAAATCCGGTGGCGACCAGCTCATTTCCGAATTTGAAGCGTCTTATGCTCAGCTAAACGGGAAGTAA
- the pulA gene encoding type I pullulanase → MIDDHHKLDVLNVVDTYQGRDLGVTMEPQACSFKVWTPAAKQVDVLLYPPSTGGSPNEQKNQDEQKELAMNKQDQGIWSLKLEGEWSGYRYMYRSTFEDGRQEIAVDPYARAVTMNGERGVIVRLEQTHPNGWNEDIRPKLASPVDAVLYELHVRDFSIHESSGMRHKGKYLAFTETGLRDSNGNTLGIDHLVELGITHVHLLPVFDFATVDESKADDGTSDCSRYNWGYDPLHYNVPEGSYASRADEPETRIREFKSMVLALHQKGIGVIMDVVYNHTFDTAASSFEKLVPGYYYRQHPDGTYSNGSGTGNEVATERPMVRKFIIDSVRYWAEEYHVDGFRFDLMGLIDTTTMKELAAELHAEVSPSILLYGEPWGALESPLGDQMTLKGAQREAGFAVFNDNLRGAIKGDSDGTGTGFATGAEEKEDDIWKGVRGAINDFTAGPSETINYVTVHDNLNLWDKVVQTQGLHDTLGFITHSEDGRVKGSANVEEAVQQANPYLQVDPDHILENETVRRCLLANGIVLTSQGVPLLAAGDELLRSKYGDANSHESGDSVNAIRWEQKQQFKPVYDYYRGLIHIRREHPSFRLRTREEIEKHVRLLEKGKGLLAYELAGTAVGDSWERIIIIYNAYKETRTISIPSGAWNVVVEQGQAGNETLRTAKDGQVSVPAISMTVMYAGE, encoded by the coding sequence ATGATTGATGACCATCACAAGTTAGACGTATTAAACGTAGTAGATACATACCAAGGAAGAGATCTGGGTGTCACGATGGAACCACAAGCCTGTAGTTTTAAAGTGTGGACGCCTGCCGCAAAGCAGGTAGATGTGCTGTTATACCCGCCTTCAACAGGGGGAAGTCCCAATGAACAGAAGAATCAGGATGAACAGAAGGAACTAGCTATGAACAAGCAGGATCAGGGCATCTGGTCCCTGAAGCTTGAAGGTGAATGGAGCGGTTATCGTTATATGTACAGATCTACCTTTGAGGACGGACGGCAGGAGATAGCGGTTGACCCCTATGCACGAGCTGTGACCATGAATGGAGAAAGAGGAGTCATCGTTAGGCTGGAACAGACGCACCCGAATGGCTGGAATGAGGATATTCGTCCAAAACTGGCAAGCCCGGTAGATGCGGTTTTGTATGAGCTGCATGTGCGCGATTTCTCGATCCATGAGTCATCCGGTATGAGGCATAAAGGAAAGTATCTGGCTTTTACCGAGACAGGTCTGCGTGATTCAAACGGGAATACACTGGGAATCGATCATTTGGTTGAGCTGGGAATCACTCATGTACATCTTCTTCCGGTATTTGATTTTGCGACAGTGGACGAATCGAAGGCAGATGACGGGACTTCCGATTGCTCACGTTATAACTGGGGCTATGATCCGCTCCACTACAACGTTCCAGAAGGTTCCTATGCATCCCGTGCAGATGAGCCGGAGACAAGAATTCGAGAGTTCAAATCGATGGTGCTCGCCCTTCATCAGAAGGGTATCGGAGTCATTATGGATGTGGTGTACAATCATACGTTTGATACGGCAGCCAGTTCATTTGAGAAGCTTGTTCCAGGATATTACTACCGTCAGCACCCGGATGGCACGTACAGCAATGGATCAGGTACAGGCAATGAAGTGGCTACAGAACGCCCGATGGTGCGCAAATTCATTATCGATTCTGTACGCTACTGGGCAGAGGAATACCATGTGGACGGGTTTCGTTTTGACCTGATGGGTCTGATCGACACGACAACGATGAAAGAGCTCGCAGCAGAACTGCATGCCGAGGTTTCTCCATCCATTCTCTTATACGGTGAACCCTGGGGTGCGCTGGAATCACCCCTTGGGGATCAAATGACACTTAAGGGAGCACAGCGTGAAGCTGGATTTGCTGTATTTAACGATAACCTCCGTGGAGCGATCAAAGGCGATAGCGATGGAACGGGAACCGGATTTGCTACAGGAGCGGAGGAAAAAGAAGACGATATATGGAAAGGTGTACGTGGAGCCATTAACGATTTTACTGCTGGCCCGTCTGAAACGATTAATTATGTAACCGTTCATGATAATCTCAACTTGTGGGACAAAGTCGTCCAAACACAAGGATTGCACGATACGCTGGGATTTATCACACATAGCGAGGATGGTCGTGTGAAAGGCAGCGCCAATGTGGAAGAGGCTGTACAGCAGGCGAATCCGTATTTGCAGGTTGACCCGGACCACATACTGGAGAATGAAACGGTTCGGCGCTGTCTGCTTGCTAATGGCATCGTATTGACTTCCCAGGGGGTCCCATTGCTTGCGGCTGGAGATGAACTTCTGCGAAGTAAATATGGCGATGCGAACAGTCATGAGAGTGGAGATTCAGTCAATGCCATTCGATGGGAGCAAAAGCAGCAGTTTAAGCCTGTTTATGATTACTATCGTGGCCTGATCCATATTCGGCGCGAACATCCTTCTTTTCGTCTTCGTACCCGGGAAGAGATTGAGAAGCATGTTCGATTGCTAGAAAAGGGAAAAGGGTTGTTAGCCTATGAACTGGCAGGAACGGCTGTCGGAGATTCATGGGAACGGATAATCATTATCTACAATGCTTACAAAGAAACCCGTACAATCTCCATTCCTTCAGGTGCATGGAATGTGGTTGTAGAGCAGGGGCAGGCTGGCAATGAGACGCTGCGTACAGCCAAAGATGGTCAGGTCAGCGTTCCCGCTATATCCATGACGGTTATGTATGCAGGTGAGTGA